TCGAGCGATTAGGGGCGGGCGAGATCGTCCTGACGAGCATGGACGCCGACGGGACTCAAAACGGCTACGACCTGCCCATTACGGCCGCCGTGAGCGAGGCGGTCACGATTCCGGTCGTGGCCAGCGGCGGAGCAGGCCGGCCTGAGCATCTGGCCGACGCCATCCAGTACGGAAAAGCGGACGCGGCGCTGGCAGCCAGCATCTTTCACTTCCGCCAGTATAGTATTCTGGAGACGAAGCGCGTCATGCAGGCGCGCGGCGTTCCTGTCCGGTTGGGTGCATAACACGGATCCGTGACAGACGGCAGGCAGAGAAAGCAATCGAGGCATGTATGGCTAGCGCGACCCAAACTAACGCAGATCGCTTCCTCGGCAAGCGCGAGGACTACGAGATCGACAAGCTTTTCCGCGCGCTGGTCAAACTGGTTGGCAGCGATTTGCATTTGAAAGCAGACCGTCCGCCGATCGTGCGCGTCAACGGCACGTTGCGCCCCATGAATCGTGGCCCGATCAACGACGAGGAGATGGTGCGCCTCTGCATGCCATTGTTGAACGAGCGCAATAGGCGCATCTTCGACGAAACGGGCGGCGCTGACTTTGCGCATACCGTCGACGTCGATGGCAAGCTGTGGCGATTCCGCGTCAACCTGCTCCAGCAACTGGGGCACGTCGGCATGGTCGCGCGGCGCGTGAACAACTTCGTGCCCGACTTCGAAGGGCTCTTTCTGCCGCCGATCATGGAGGATCTTTGCAAGTTCCACCAGGGCATGGTGCTGCTGGCGGGCGTGACGGGCTCGGGTAAAAGCACGACGATCGCCTCGATGTTGAACTGGATCAACCGGAACTATCGCAAGCATATTCTGACGCTTGAAGATCCGGTCGAGTTCGTATTCACCGAAGACAAGTGTTTGATCAACCAGCGCGAGATTGGCCTGGATGTCAAAGACTTCGGCATCGCCATGAAGCATGCTGTCCGCGAAGACCCGGACGTGATGCTGGTGGGTGAAATGCGCGATGAAGAAACGTTCATGACCGCGATCCATGCGGCCGAGACGGGGCACCTTGTGTTCGGTACGATTCACGCATCCAGTGCGCCGTCGACCATCGGACGTATTCTCGACTTGTTCCCGCAGAATATGCACGCCGCTTTGCGCAGCGCCATCGCGATGAACATGAAGGGGATCGTGGCGCAGAAGCTGTTGCCGTCGATCAAGCCGGGGGTGGGACGCGTGCCGACCGTCGAGATCATGACCTTTAATCCCACGATTCGCAAACTGCTGCTCGAGGGGCACGACGAGAAGCTCGCCGATGCTATCGTGATGTGCGAAAAGGAAGGTATGCAGGACTTCACGATGAGCCTCAAGGGATTGGTCGACCGCGACCTGATCGACCGGTCCACGGCGTTCGAAGTAGCGCCGAACGTTGATGCGCTGCGCATGGCGCTTAAGGGTATTAGCGTCCGAGCGCCTGGGATTCTCTAATGCACCGCTTGTTCATTTCGGCTTTGGCGGTGCTGTTGATATCGCTCCACGCTGGTACCGCGGGGGCGCAGGAATTCGGCACGTTCCCAGGTTATCCCGGGCTTGATCCGCAATCGATCACCAAGTTCCCGGTCGGCCCCGGAAACTATCTGAGCTGGATCAAGATCCTGATCTGCTGGGTGATCTTCCTGCTGTGGGTCCGTTCCCTCGATTGGATGAATCGGGACGCCACGGAACTCAAGCTGGAATACAAACGCTGGAACATGCTGGCGTTCTTTTCGTTCGTGCCGGCGTTCATCCTGTTGTGGGTGATCCCTTGGTTCTGGCTGGCCATGCCGCTGATGCTGGCCGCCTGGCTGGGGCCTTTTATTTCCTACGTCGTGCATCGCAACGGCAAAGTCTCGATGGACGAGACCGTATTAACGGCCGGACATATCCGTTTCTGGCTTTCCGAGAACTTGAAGGTCGTCGGCATCAAGATGGCCGCCGAATCCAGCCGGCGCGGCAAGGGGCCGCCCGTCGAGCTGAAAGCGCAAGGCAAGGACGAGCGTACGAATACCGCGAATTTGCTGCTGGCGCGGCAAAGCCCGGGCTTTCATCTGACCCAAGCCTTGATCGCCGAGGCGGTCGGCAAACGGGTCGACGCCGTGCTGATGGACTTCACGCAAACGGCAGTCGGCATGCGTTACCAGATCGACGGCGTCTGGCACGATACCGAGGCGCGTGATCGCGATTCCGGCGACGCGATCCTGGCCGTGATCAAGACGATTGCCGGCCTCGATGCGAAGCAACGCGTCAAACGGCAGGAAGGGACCTTCGGCGCCGAGCATCAAAAGGTTAAATACACCGGCCGCGTAGTCAGCCAGGGAACGAAGACCGGCGAGCGCACCTTGCTGCAATTGCAAGGTCGCAAACATAAGCTGGAACGGCTGCCGGACCTGGACATGCGTCCGAAGCTGATCGAGGACCTGAAGGGTATACTGTCGCAGTCGCAGGGAATGATCGTTGTCTCGACGCCGCCTGCTGGTGGACTGTCAACTTTGCTGCCCGCCGTGGTCAGCGAGATGGATCGGTTCGTGCGTGGCTTTGTAGGGGTCGAATCGTCGGCGATCAAAGAGTTTTACGTCGAAAACGTCACCATGACTTACTTCGACCCTGCGGCGGGGCAAAATCCGGCCACGGTCCTCCCCAAGCTGATTCGCGAGCATCCCGACGTTTTCATCGTGCCGGACATGGTGGATGCCGACAGCGCCACCATCTTGTGCGAGCAGGTCGAGGGTGAAAACCGCACGGTGGTAACCAGTATCCGGGCCAAAGAGGCATCCGAATCTCTGTTGCAAGTGATGCGATTGAAAGTGCCTGCCGCGAAATTTGCGACGTCCGTGACATGCGCGGTCAACCAACGCCTGATCCGTAAGCTGTGCCCCAAATGCAAAGAGGCATACGCTCCGACGGCGCAATTGCTGGAGCAGCTCGGAATCCCGGCCGGGCGCGTCGAGGCGTTGTACCGCACGCCCCAGCAGCCCGAGGAAGTTTGCACGGATTGCCAAGGGATCGGTTACATCGGACGAACGGGCATTTTCGAGTTATTGGTCGTCGATGACAACGTGCGGCAAGCATTAACGACGAATCCTCAATTGGCGGCGGTGCGGCAGGCAGCGCGGCGCGCCGGTATGCGGACTTTGCAGGAGGAGGGAATCGTGTTGGTGGCCAAGGGTGTTACCTCGCTGCAAGAACTAATGCGCGTGCTTAAGGAGTAACCCGCCATGGAAATGATACTTCCCGGCGTCTTTGCGCTGATCGTGATCGTGGCCCTTGCAGTCCTTGGTAATGAAGGGATATGGGGCAACGCGATCACGCTCTTCAACGTCGTTACGGCCGCGTTGCTGGCGACGAATTTTTGGGAGCCCGCTGTCACCAAGTTGTTGGAGTGGCAACCGAACGGGGTCTATCTTTTCGACTATCCGACTCTGTGGATCTTGTTTGCGATCTTTTATCTGACCTTGCGGACGGTTACGGACACGATATCGCGCGTGCGCGTGCGATTTCCTCCGCTGTTGGACAAGATCGGAAGTTACTTCTTCGCGGCCTGGATTGGCTGGGTGCTTGTATGCTTCACCGCCATGACAATGCATACGGCGCCTTTGTCGAAGAATTTCCTGTTCGGCGGTTTCAAGCCCGAGGAGCGAATGTTCTTTGGACTGGCGCCGGACCGTCAGTGGCTCGGATTCATGCAAAAGATGTCCCTGGGAAGCTTTTCTCGCAGCGCCCCGGCGGGCGATCCCGAGGCGCACGTTTTCGATAAGAATGGCGAATTCATGGTCAAGTACGCCGCCCGGCGGACGATCATGGAGAAGGGCGTGCAGGTCTGGGTCTCGAAGCGAAAATGACCGACCGTAAGGCGGTGCCAGGCGTTCCGCGCTTGACGATCGCACGCTTAGCCAGCTACCGTCAATGGTAGAGTCCATTCACGAAACTGCGTCGCAGCACCACGTGGCCGAAATGCAAGGCATCGAGCAGGATTCCCTGACGCGCGATCATCGCGAAGCCGAACTCCACGAGTATCAGGCCGTGAGCGCCGGCGCGCTGTTCGGCCTGTTTCTGGCCCTCATTTCTGCGGCAGCGTTTGCGCATCCCGTGTTATGGTTTTT
This portion of the Pirellulales bacterium genome encodes:
- a CDS encoding PilT/PilU family type 4a pilus ATPase, whose product is MASATQTNADRFLGKREDYEIDKLFRALVKLVGSDLHLKADRPPIVRVNGTLRPMNRGPINDEEMVRLCMPLLNERNRRIFDETGGADFAHTVDVDGKLWRFRVNLLQQLGHVGMVARRVNNFVPDFEGLFLPPIMEDLCKFHQGMVLLAGVTGSGKSTTIASMLNWINRNYRKHILTLEDPVEFVFTEDKCLINQREIGLDVKDFGIAMKHAVREDPDVMLVGEMRDEETFMTAIHAAETGHLVFGTIHASSAPSTIGRILDLFPQNMHAALRSAIAMNMKGIVAQKLLPSIKPGVGRVPTVEIMTFNPTIRKLLLEGHDEKLADAIVMCEKEGMQDFTMSLKGLVDRDLIDRSTAFEVAPNVDALRMALKGISVRAPGIL
- a CDS encoding ATPase, T2SS/T4P/T4SS family; translation: MHRLFISALAVLLISLHAGTAGAQEFGTFPGYPGLDPQSITKFPVGPGNYLSWIKILICWVIFLLWVRSLDWMNRDATELKLEYKRWNMLAFFSFVPAFILLWVIPWFWLAMPLMLAAWLGPFISYVVHRNGKVSMDETVLTAGHIRFWLSENLKVVGIKMAAESSRRGKGPPVELKAQGKDERTNTANLLLARQSPGFHLTQALIAEAVGKRVDAVLMDFTQTAVGMRYQIDGVWHDTEARDRDSGDAILAVIKTIAGLDAKQRVKRQEGTFGAEHQKVKYTGRVVSQGTKTGERTLLQLQGRKHKLERLPDLDMRPKLIEDLKGILSQSQGMIVVSTPPAGGLSTLLPAVVSEMDRFVRGFVGVESSAIKEFYVENVTMTYFDPAAGQNPATVLPKLIREHPDVFIVPDMVDADSATILCEQVEGENRTVVTSIRAKEASESLLQVMRLKVPAAKFATSVTCAVNQRLIRKLCPKCKEAYAPTAQLLEQLGIPAGRVEALYRTPQQPEEVCTDCQGIGYIGRTGIFELLVVDDNVRQALTTNPQLAAVRQAARRAGMRTLQEEGIVLVAKGVTSLQELMRVLKE